In the Oncorhynchus nerka isolate Pitt River linkage group LG2, Oner_Uvic_2.0, whole genome shotgun sequence genome, one interval contains:
- the mlnl gene encoding motilin-like, producing the protein MTMRGAVTGCVVLVCLVAMLHERAEGHFSFFSPKEMRELKALQDKLGKKDMEPRSEDGQFQDVTIQQLPEDDGGTPGKTVEISVRLTAKQLEHVAPVLEDIIHEMVEQAEKKAK; encoded by the exons ATGACCATGCGTGGAGCGGTGACGGGCTGTGTGGTGCTGGTGTGTCTGGTGGCCATGCTGCATGAACGGGCAGAGGGACACTTCTCCTTCTTCAGCCCCAAAGAGATGAGGGAGTTGAAG gCCCTACAGGATAAGTTGGGGAAGAAGGACATGGAGCCTCGGTCAGAGGATGGACAGTTTCAGGATGTCACCATCCAACAGCTTCCTGAGGACGATGGTGGAACTCct GGGAAGACAGTGGAGATAAGTGTTCGACTGACAGCCAAACAGCTGGAGCACGTGGCCCCCGTGCTGGAAGACATCATCCATGAAATGGTGGAGCAAGCAGAGAAGAAAG